The Huiozyma naganishii CBS 8797 chromosome 9, complete genome nucleotide sequence GCTGTAGCATACATGCTCAAACTCAAGAAAGGTAGCGGATTGAAACTCATCCCTGGTGGCGGTGGACTAGTAACAAAACGATTAAAGCAACATCATCTCCATATTCCGACAGTACCTATAACTTGGTAAGCCTAGTTGAAATTATCCATACATATTCGCACTATGGACATTAACGAACAGATCAAAATGATACACCCCAAATTCTTTGACGTAACATTTCCTCTCAAATAGATACTCTGCATAAAAGGCCAAACAAATCATAATCACGGACGCTACATATATAGGGTATCTAAATAAAAACGATTATAAACAGGAGAAGTTGCTTAAATCAACTTACGAACAAACAAAatcgaaaagaaaaccGAAGCATCGGTCAATCAAGCGGCAGACTCAGAAAAATGCCAATAACAGAAGTGTGCATACACCtgccaaagagaaacaagGTCCAAATATAGCCGCGCTGCCTCCGTAGGTATGAACAGCAGCGGTAGAAACACCTGGACGTGACAAAGTTACGCCACTGGAAGCTGTCTGCACCTGGGGGTGTCGGAACACTGTTAGCTGCTCCGGTAACATCACTCTTTGGGTTCGAAGGGAGTGACAAGGAATTGTAGTTGTGTAAGACTTGGCCCACTACGTTCGTAGGAGGAGAGCCAACGGGGAAAGTAATGTGTGTAGGAACATACACGCCATTGGAGGACTTCACAGAACAGTCACACACAACAACCGTGGAGGTTAGTGTGGTGTATTTTTGGGTAGTTTTCAACGTATTCGCGGTGGTAGGAGGTGCAGTGCCTGTGTTTGGAGTTTTCGTCGACGATCCCTCGCCAGTTGTTATATTATGGTAACCATGTGAGGGTATGGTGCTTATTATCTGGGTATTACCAGTTGGGGAAACACTTCCAGTCGACGGTGTGTTGTCTGAAATTGGCGTCTCAACCACCACGATGTTAACAGGGGTGGTGTTTCCGTCGATGCCCACAGTAACGGTAGACCTTGTCGCTATGGTGGAAGCCTTCGTGATCGAGCCTCTGGTGTACGATGTCTCAGTCAAAGGCGTGTTGTCGGAAATTGGCGTCTCAACCACCACAATGTTAACGGGGGTGGTGTTTCCGTCAGTGCCCACACTCAACGTAGACCTTGTCGCTATGGTGGAAGCCTTCGTGATCGATCCTCTGATGTAGGATGTTTTGGTTGTTCCTGGTAAAGTTGGGGAAACACTTTCAGTCGAAGACGTCAATCTAATACTAGACGAAGGTGCGCCACTTGACGAAACTTGGAGTGAGCTTTGGGATAATGAAACTGAAGTTGGGGAAACACTTGCAGTCGAAGACGTCAATCTAATACCAGACGAAGGTGTGCCACTTGACGAAACTTGGAGTGAGCTTTGGGATAATGAAACTGAAGTTGGGGAAACACCTTCAGTCGAAGACGTCAATCTAATACCAGACGAAGGTGTACCACTTGACGAAATTTGGAGTGAGCTTTGGGATAATGAAACTGAAGTTGGGGAAACACCTTCAGTCGAAGACGTCAATCTAATACTAGACGAAGGTGTGCCACTTGACGAAACTTGGAGTGAGCTTTGGGATAATGAAACTGAAGTTGGGGAAACACCTTCAGTCGAAGACGTCAATCTAATACCAGACGAAGGTGTACCACTTGACGAAATTTGGAGTGAGCTTTGGGATAATGAAATCGGAGTTGGGGAAACACCTTCAGTCGAAGACGTCAATCTAATACTAGACGAAGGTGTACCACTTGACGAAATTTGGAGTGAGCTTTGGGATAATGAAATTGGAGTTGGGGAAACACCTTCAGTCGAAGACGTCAATCTAATACTAGACGAAGGTGTGCCACTTGACGAAACTCCAATACTAGACGAAGGTGAATTGCCGGAAATTGGTGTTTCAACTACAATGATATCAACGGGGGTGGTTCCTCCATTACTACCTATAGTGAAAGTAGACCTTGTCTCTATCGTGGAAGCTTTGGTGATGGATCCTCTGGTGTACGATGTTGTAGTTATTCCCGGTGGAGTTGAAGGATTCCATGAACACACCCCCTTTTTAGAATTCTCGTAAGAGTACACATACTTTCCCCAATCCTTTGAAAGTGCACCACTCGGTAAAGTCAACGATGTAAGGAGCTGTCCTATCCAATTGGCGTTGAAATATACCAGTTTGATAGGATAATAATTACCTTCAACCAAATAAAACTGTGTTTCCCCAGATTTTGGGAAAACAAGTCCTAAAGCAGCTGTAGCACCAACTGTTGGTTTGGAATCTTGTTCACAGCAGTTGAATGCGTCACCTGGTCCAACATAAAGATAAACAGCTTCGTCGGCGGGATCGACGTGGAAATTATACACTCCAGTTTCTGGGGCCCGTAGGTAGCCAGTTAATTCCAAAGTGATATTGGATACCGTCGTATTGTATCCATATATGTCTGTGGTCCAATATGGACTATTCTTTTGGAAGGGTTCACATTCAATAGAGCCACAATAGTGCGACGTAGGGTTGTGACATATGAATGGAGCACTTTTGTCAGTTGGGATACATTCAGCACCAATTACAAAATTTGGATCAACGATGTTTTTCAGCTCATGAATAGGGCTTGGAACAGCATAATCGTGTCCATAAAATTTGGGAGTACGCACCAAcgaaaacttttgaaatGGAAATGGATAGAACTTTGCAGTGAGACCTTCACTGGCAACTCCCTTGACAGCACAGGCCTCTGGTCTAGATATTTGGGCAGAGGCAAAACACAGCAGCCAAGGCAAAATTATTACCGCACTCAATTGAAAGTTCATTGCTATCTTGTCCTCTTATCGTGAATAAGTTAAGACATGTGGTAGAAGGAACTGAAATAAGGTAAATGGCATCTCCTCTACTTATATACTAGAGACGGTTCATTTAGAAGACCATATTGCATGCTCTACTGGAGTGTACCTTCTTAACATCCAACGATGTAACACTGGATAATACAATGCCTGCTTGTTGTTTTCACCCGCTGTCGATTGAACAATTAGTAgtaaaagaagaagagttCTATCCGAACGATACACCGATTGAAATAGACTTTCTTTGTTTATTTCCACACCCGTTCCGAGAATAGGAGGTATCCACTTACAGCACATAGGGGAGGACAGGACTTATAAGCAAACTGCAACATCGTTTTGGAACTAGGATTCCGTTAGCATCTTGGATAGAAGCTCGATCAAGCAACAATTTTATAAAGGGAAAATCATCGAAAGGAAAATCATTttcgaaaacaaaattctTTCTAAATGCGGATATATTAAGGTTTATTTGCTTCCCAGCAGTGGAAAGGAGGGGGGGATTGGCAAGCCAAAAATATTCCTATTAAGGAATGCTGCAACGTAACTCCAAGATATGGAAGGTATGGGAACTCAGAGAAAGCTGAAGGGTGTGTTCTCGTCAGTGTTTATTTTGGCTAGAATATTGTTCTCAAATAGACGATGAGAACTCTACAAAGCCGCTTGCCTTGGACGTTTATTAACCCTGTGTCGAGATTCCTCGTCTAAGTGGGATCAAGTGTAAGGTTGGTatggaaagaaaaatactCCACCAAAAGCAACCGATAGCTCCAGTATGGATGAGCTGGTGTATTGCATGTTTGGGACGACATAACCTTGAAAGTAGCGTGAAACGTTTAGTGCGTGATGTATGCATTCGAGAAAACCTTTTCTCTTAATGTATATTCACCAGGACAGTCAATATGAGAGACAGAGTACGCATGGATGTGACAGATATCCCAGTATGGGTCGTAAACAGAACACACTTACATACTCTACTTAGTTTAGCATTACACGGACCGAACAACCCATCATCCTATTCTTAATTGTATTAGACTGACCAATATCAGTAACAGAATATTGTATTAGCCATTGTATCAGTCTCGGACATCCGCATCACCACCTATCTCATATGCCACAAGTGAGATAGCTCATGGAGATactctccttcaaagcagTACAGTGATACTGTTGGAATGAGAAATAGCTACTTCAACACTCTAATATACATAACCAATGAaaccatttggaaaaagtGTCCAGGTACTGAAAGTTCTTGGTAGCGTTTTTGCAAAAGCTAGAGTGGGTTGTTTTTGGATAAAGTATGTAAAGTATGTAGGTATATCAGTTCCCCTCCTTGTCTAAGACTGGTTCCTTCCTTGagtcctggatttagaggCGGTCTTGAAGGATGTCGGTGCAGCTACCTtggggtttatatatgttccggataacaggccatccgcatgcctcgagttcgtatactcgcatgtcgggtttataatagtttATAatactgtattagatagggtaacgggtcatgagtccattcccaaagggagttaCTGATTTATCCTCACGTTCATGTTATAGATGAAATACAACCCTCTCTTGCTAGGAAAATTGCGACACCTTCTTACCATCCCAATGCAGTCTTTTGTTTTAAAAATTGTGATTCTGACCCCCTCTAGAACAGAACTCTGCtacaagttgaaaatgCAGTTTTGGGGTGCGAGCTTGAGATCCATCATGTCATAGCAGGGAATGTATTTGAGATAAACCAGTATTGCATAGACATCATAGTGATCATGGAGTGAGAGTCGTGACTCAAAATTCGAGAGAGTACGGATTTGATCGGTAGAGGTGGGTTATTAGCCCATGATTAAAATAAACACCGTCTCGCAATATCTAGAAATCACACGACATTCCTACATTATTTTAATCCCATGGGGTATATGTGTAATAAATAGATAATGGTAGTGCCTTTTCTGAATAAATAGTAATATCTTCCTTACCGAACTTGGCCCATCCCGCACTCGctcaaaggaaaaagattACCTCTTTCCCTCTTTGATACCATCATATCTTCGATTAATTAATTTGGTATAATATGAGGAGCTGTCACAACGCTAACAGACCCTCCCCAATACTGCTCTAATTTTATGTCTGACATCCTGTCCATCTTTACTTTAGCATCGTAAACAAAAATTGAGAAGCGACACATTGTTAGAGTG carries:
- the KNAG0I00100 gene encoding uncharacterized protein — translated: MNFQLSAVIILPWLLCFASAQISRPEACAVKGVASEGLTAKFYPFPFQKFSLVRTPKFYGHDYAVPSPIHELKNIVDPNFVIGAECIPTDKSAPFICHNPTSHYCGSIECEPFQKNSPYWTTDIYGYNTTVSNITLELTGYLRAPETGVYNFHVDPADEAVYLYVGPGDAFNCCEQDSKPTVGATAALGLVFPKSGETQFYLVEGNYYPIKLVYFNANWIGQLLTSLTLPSGALSKDWGKYVYSYENSKKGVCSWNPSTPPGITTTSYTRGSITKASTIETRSTFTIGSNGGTTPVDIIVVETPISGNSPSSSIGVSSSGTPSSSIRLTSSTEGVSPTPISLSQSSLQISSSGTPSSSIRLTSSTEGVSPTPISLSQSSLQISSSGTPSSGIRLTSSTEGVSPTSVSLSQSSLQVSSSGTPSSSIRLTSSTEGVSPTSVSLSQSSLQISSSGTPSSGIRLTSSTEGVSPTSVSLSQSSLQVSSSGTPSSGIRLTSSTASVSPTSVSLSQSSLQVSSSGAPSSSIRLTSSTESVSPTLPGTTKTSYIRGSITKASTIATRSTLSVGTDGNTTPVNIVVVETPISDNTPLTETSYTRGSITKASTIATRSTVTVGIDGNTTPVNIVVVETPISDNTPSTGSVSPTGNTQIISTIPSHGYHNITTGEGSSTKTPNTGTAPPTTANTLKTTQKYTTLTSTVVVCDCSVKSSNGVYVPTHITFPVGSPPTNVVGQVLHNYNSLSLPSNPKSDVTGAANSVPTPPGADSFQWRNFVTSRCFYRCCSYLRRQRGYIWTLFLFGRCMHTSVIGIFLSLPLD